The Lolium rigidum isolate FL_2022 chromosome 1, APGP_CSIRO_Lrig_0.1, whole genome shotgun sequence region ccgccgccatcgcgaagccaagatgcgggggacaggagtctccgttccggcaccctgccggagcggggaagtgccccggaaggcttctccatcgacaccgctgccatctccaccgccatcttcatcaccgctgcttgctcccatgaggaggagtagttctccatcgaggctcggggttgtaccggtagctatgtggttcatctctctcctatgtgcttcaatacaataatctcatgagctgccttacatgattgagattcatatgatgatgcttgtaatctagatgtcattgtgctagtcaagtgagttttacttatgtgatctccggagactccttgtcccacgtgtgtaaaggtgacgatgtgtgcaccgtgtgggtctcttaggctatatttcacggaatacttattcactcgttgaatggcatagtgaggtgcttatttatatctctttatgattgcaatgtgtttgtatcacaatttatctatgtgctactctaggaatgttattaaagtagttttattcctcctgcacgtgtgcaaaggtgacgagtgtgtgcaccgtgttagtacttggtttatgctatgatcatgatctcttgtagattgcgaagttaactattgctatgataatattgatgtgatctattcctcctacatatgcatgaaggtgacgagtgtgcatgctatgttagtacttggtttagtcttttgatctatcttacactaaaggttactaaaatatgagcattattgtggagcttgttaactccggcattgagggttcgtgtaatcctacgcaatgtgttcatcatccaacaagagtgtagagtatgcatttatactgttacgttatgtgatcaatgttgagagtgtccactagtgaaagtctaatccctaggccttgttcctaaatatcgctatcgctgcttgtttacttgtttctttgcgttactactgtctagcgttactacgcttgtttactatcctgggcaaagcacttttctggtgccgttgctactgctactatttattcataccacctgtatttcactatctcttcgccgaactagtgcacctattaggtgtgttggggacacaagagacttcttgctttgtggttgcggggttgcatgagagggatatctttgacctcttcctccctgagatcgataaaccttgggtgatccacttaagggaaacttgctgctgttctacaaacctctgctcttggaggcccaacactgtctacaagaatagaagctcccgtagacatcaactccATAAACGGTGCCCAACGAAAGGGTGAGGTGTACTGGCGCAAGGTTGTCCAAGTGAAAGCGCCACAAGCCGGACGAGATGCGCAGCAATAGAACGGAAGAGTCTATCAGAAAATGATGGGCCTACATCAAACATGAGACCTCCATGTTTTGCGCCGTTGTCGACCATGTTGTTGCAAACTCCGAGTGCTTCACAGGCGTGGTCGCAATGTTAAGAAACTGGTATCGTCATTCCATCTATGTACTTAGCATTAGCATACCATAAACCTAACTTTTAGCAATTCTAGGTACCCAGAACCTTGGAGAATTTCAAGGCAGCACATAaaaagggcttccatatggtccattgttaGGATAAGCTGAAGGAGACGGTGAAGTGGAAGGTTGGCTATGCAGCCTACTAAGAAGCAGTCAAGAATGGCATAACCACGGTGGTCGTCGACAACGAAGACAACGAACCTAGGAAGAATGCCCTTCCACCTCGACCCGGGGCCATAagtctaccaaggccgatcttacGCGGGAGGCATCGACCCTAATGTTGAGCTAGGCCTTGCAGAAGATCATCGCTGGTTCACAAGTCGCCCAGGAAAGAAGGGATGAGAAGAGGCGCATGAAAAAAGAGGCCTCTACTgccatctacctcaacctcaccAAAGAGACCATTGAGGTCCAAAGAATGTACGTTGAGGCCAAAAGGATAGACATCGAGAACAAGATTTAGGCAGAgaacacaaggatcatgctggcCGACTTGACCACCATGGCCGATGACACCAGGACTTGGTTCCTGAAGAAGCAAGCCCAATCCGCGTGCGTGACCATTTAGACTATATTTTGTGCAATACCATGTGCACAATCTGACGAACTTATATTTGAGATCCAATTTGAGCCAATATGATGGTTATATTTTGATGAAATttacttatttatattttttgggAGATTAAAAAATGGTCTGGATGAACAAAATGCGTCACTACCCCCGACACAAATGAACCACAAATTTTTATATCCGCGGGCCGATGTAAACGAAACGCGTGACTAGTTTAGACGTTTAAAATAGACCGCTGGAGATGCGAATAGCTCggtttttgaaaaatttaaaccGGTGGTTCGAAGTTTTAAAAAACTCTAGAAATAAAAACTTTGTTGTAGACAATGTTGTGATCTAAGTACGTGTAAAATTTCAACTCGAAAATACCATATATTTGGGGCtgtgcaaaaataacaaaatctgacacCTATAGTAACAGCGCAAGATACCTCCAAATCTGTTAGATATTGTTATTTTTATGCAGCTCCGAATATAAGGTATTTCGAGTTAAAAATTTGCACATACGAACATCCCAACATTGCCTATATCaagattttttggaaactttAAAGTATTATTTTCGAGTTTTTGACAAAAACGAGTTATGTAGCTCGAGCTAAAAAATCCATACTCATTGGGAGATGTGCCTAAGTCAATTGTGAAGGGACGACAGCCAAGCCAAACAACCCCGAACGTACCGACCTCGCGTGCTGCTCGTGCGTCCTCTCTCTCCACTTGTCCTGCTCCTGCGTCGCGTCACGTCGGTGTCTCGTCGCCGCCTGCGCCGTATTTACACCACCGACCGGCTAGCAACTACAGCTTCCGAGACACCCACGCGGGACGAACCCACACAGGTCCGTCACATTCGAGAAGATGAacgcgccgccgcgcccaccctcgccggcggcgacacCCCTGCAGTCATgcgccgccaccacgtcgtcAGGTCCATCTAGCTAGCTTATTGCTTCCCCGTTCCTTTTCTTTGCTGCTCCTATAATATACGTATTACTCCTAGTAGATGTCGATGTGGCCGCCAACGCGCGGAAGGAAGAAACGCGGGGCCGACTGCTCCTCCACGCCGCCATTGACGGGAACCTCGACCTCCTCGCCAGTACGTTTCTGATGCCTTCACCATTCGGCATTCACCCCCTTCGTATCTACTCCGTGAACATTCATTCAGGGCTGGCCTTGGTTTCAGGGATGGCGGTGGACTTGGAGGCGACGACGCGGCGCGGCGGGGCCGGCGTCTGGTCGACGTGCGGCCCCCAGGCGCTGCGCCTGGCCGCGGCCAACGGCCGGACGGTTGTCTGCCGGTACCTCGTCGAGCACCTTGCCGTCCCCGTCGACgcaccctcctcctccggcgagacGCCTCTGCTCCTGGCGGCCACGTCCGGGCACACCGCGACGGCGGCCTACCTCCTCGACCGCGGCGCCGACCCGCGCACcgcggagaacgacggcgagacCCCGCTCCACTGGGCCGCCTACAACGGTACGAACGACGACGGCCGATATTTCTGGGGCGTGCATCGTGCGCGGTTATTGACGCCATTGCACGTCCATCCGTGCAGGGGATCGCGAGCTGGCGATGCTGCTCCTGTCGAGAGGCGCCGACGTGGGCGCGGCCAATCCCAGGGGCACGGCGCTGCACGTCGCTGCGGCGCAGGCGCACCCGGCCGTCGTCGCCCTCCTGTTGCACCACGGTGCCGATGTATGTCCCTGCGGCCCTTCCTGCATATTCATATTTCCAACTGTCATTGAGTGCCCATTGGATGAATACTGCCCCTGACCAGTTTGCAACCTTGCATTGCAGCCGAACAAGGTTGCGAATCGCATCTTCACGCCGTTGGTCTCCGCGCTTCTCGGCGGCTCTTTGGAATGCATGAAGCTGCTCATTCAGGTACAAACATCGCTCATGTTCATAGAATTGAAGTGATATCCTTTTCTGTTCGTTGCACGGATCTCCCGATGAACTAGCTTGGTGAACTTGTAGTTGCGCGTTGCCCTGTCGAGAGCTCACACCTTAAGGCATGCTTGGATTGCTGGCATTCCATAGCATTCCGCGGGAATTTTAACCGGCCAACCGGTTCCAAAAACATCGGTCGCTATGCTAAAACTTTTCTCTAACTTTGAACTAGGCTGGTGGGGACGTCAATTCCGGGGGACTCCATGGAGCGAAAGCAACCCCTCTGTTGTTAGCATGCAGCCGCCGCGGCAACATCCGATTTATCAACTGCTTGTTGGAGGCTGGAGCAGACCCCAACTTTCCTGATGAAGTGAGCATATACTGTTACTGCCTCCTACCTTTCCTGCAACATTTGATCTTCTCTTCAAAATTTCAAATACAtaacatattcatagtttatcgcACAGTTTGTGTTGTTGTTTTGAAATCACAATGCTTAACCTCTAATGGTTCTCTAGTATAACTCATGGCTGCTCTAATTTATTGCAGCTTGGTAGGTTACCTATAGAAATCGCCGCGGTTCATGCTGAACAGGAAGTTGCTGAACTTCTGTTTCCTGTAACTCGCTGTCGACCGGCTCCAACCATACTAGACTGGAGTATCGGTGGGATAGTGAGACATGTAAACTCTGCTGCTTACAAGGAGTGGGTACGCCATCAGCTTTTTTCAGTAGATCAACCATTGTCTGCACTCAATTATAAGAATTTTTTGTTTAGGAGAGAAAAGCCTCTCATAAGAGGAAAGAAGAACTGAAACTGCAAGGAAACTCAGCCTTCAAAATTGAGGACTACGACGCGGCCGTTCTTTATTACAGCATGGTAACTCCGATTTCTTTCTATGGGCAAGTTCGGGTGGAAATGCTTTTAGTTCTGCTGTTATGCCGTCACAATGAACGAGGAAATATTTGCTTCTACTTTCCAGCTGGAACTGTCATGTTGAAATTGGTTAGGCATGTCCTCACATGATGTATCCCGGATTTTGTTCTCCATTCGCAGGCGATGAAATTTGATGATGGCACAGATGCCAGCTTATATTCAAACAGGAGCATCTTTTGGCTCCGCCTTGGCATGGGCGATGAAGCACTGTCGGACGCGTGTGCCTGCATCAGGATGCAGCCTGACTTGGCCAATGGCTACTACCGTAAAGGAATGGCCTTGTGTTTTCTTCAGGTGATCATCATGGCACTGGCTATTCTACTCTTTGTGGCTGTGAACTAGCTTGAAACCCAGTTGCACGCAATTAGTCTTGCTGATCGCCAGTTGGCTTGTTGGCTTGGTCTGCTTCCCTGTGTTCTCACCACCGTCTAACAAGTTTGTCACACTTGTGCTAGGACTATGCTGGCGCTTCCAATGCGCTTCGCAAGGCTTTGAAGCTTGACCCGGAGAACACCAGGACCGCGGAAGCCCTTCGGTAATCTGCTGAACTTGCACCCTTGCTTAGTTACCTACCATCGTACAAACAGATGTTATATCAGACGCTGGTCAACATGATGTGGCATGTTCCAACTTCCGCAGGGACGTCTTGGAACGCGCCAAGAAGCAGGTTTCTCCTTCACCGTGTTAAGGAAGGGATACAAGGAAGTATTCAGGTTCTGGGGCTAACCATTTTGTGTTAGAACTGTGGAATGCGTAGGAGTTTTTTTTGTGAAAGCACTAGTTAAGGGCGGGCAAAAGCAGTGGTAGGCAGTGGATTAATAATGCCGCCAGTTGGTTAGGCTGGTTTCTTTTGCTTCCGTTGGCAGTTATCAATGAATGTAGTAAACATATCCTAGATCCTAGCTATTACATCTGTTCCGAAATGCTGTAGCTTTCCGAAACATAATACATTTCGGAACAGAGGTAGCATATGTTATAAGTTTCACGTATCCCAGGCCAGGCCATTTGCCATGTTCTGTTGGAGTTGGCACGTCGGTAAGAACTAAGCATAATTGGCTTAAGGAACCTACAAACATGATGGAAGACCATGTTAACATTGGTTTCTGCAACTCAAACATTACATGAAATGGTGTGTTCATTCCTTCATGGGAGCGCATTTATCTCTGGTTAGATGATGACTGTATATTTATAGGCGAGGAACACCTTGATAAGAGTTACAATGGAACTGCTTACAACTTAGTACGGACCAGAAGTACTTGTGTGAATTCATACTGCATCTTAGCACAGCTCTAAATAACTACATCTTCAACAAAAGTTACACGTGTGTGTATACATAcacattcaaaaaaaaatgaagtatCACAGTTTAGCATGCTAATTTACACACCAAAGAAAATATTGGGCACATAACAAGAATTATTAACTGTATTCTTTCGCATAGCATAGTTACCAAGATACAAGCTCAAGTGTTATCTCATCCTCCGCGGATTTTTCTTGCCAATGAAATCCAGCCCACAGCCACTTGCATGTAAACCCAATCATACATGTGGTCCGAAAATAAGAAAAACATAACTCTCCATTTCCTTTTGAATAAGAAGCCACAGAAGACAATCCAGAGACCTACCACAAATCCAATGCACATGCTGAGGTAAATCGAAACCACATCGTGCATGCCTTCATGTTCTTCAGGGGCGAGCGGAGTTATGTCAATTCCCGAGCAATTTCTTCTGAGAGGTGGACCACATAAACCAGGATTGCCGATGTAAATAGATGCTTGATCATCTAGAGTTCTTAATTGATTCCCAGATGGTATAGTTCCTGTCAGATTGTTAGGAGTATATGACAAGTTCAATCGGGTCAATGCTGATAGAGCTGATAAACCTCCAGGAATTTCACCACGGAGCAGATTATGTGAGAGGTCAAAAGATTCCAGTTCACGTAGCTCACCAATACTTTGGGAAATTATGTCACTCAGACTATTCCCGGACAAGTTTAAGTTCTTCAATGCAACCAGCATGCCAATTTCTTGAGGAATCTTCCCTGTTAAACTGTTGCAAGACAAATCAATGGATACCAGGTATATGATTCCTCGGGTATACTCAAGCTGTTGACCTTTCATGCCCACAAAGAAACTATCAGTATAAGCAGTAGTTTTCTCGAACATAGTGCTGATTCCAAAATTGACAACTTGGGAAAGGGTACCACTATTATTGGGAGTAAGAGTCATAGCTGTGAGATTCCCAATTGATTGTGGTATGTTCCCTGACATGTTATTCATTGCAATGTCTAAATATTGAAGCGCCTTCATCCTAGTTAGTTGATCAGGGATGCCACCAGAGAACTTGTTTGAACGCAACTGCAAAAGTGCCAACTGTGGTAACTTTGATTGAATCCATGTTGGCAAACTCCCAGAAAATCTATTGTATGCCAGATCAAGAAATTTCAGCTCTCTACAACTCTGAAGAAAAATAGGGAATGCTCCAGAAAATCTGTTTCTGTTCAAATTAAGGAGGGTAATATTTGAGGTTTCAAATTCTTGAGGGCAATTGGGCAATGTACCACTCAGCTGGTTTTTTGACAGATCCAGAAACATCAACTGTTGCAACTGAAGCAAGGTGCATGGAATAGTTCCAGAAAGCGAATTGCTGAAGAGGATGACAACTTGTAGCATTGATTTTCCAATCACTGATGGAAGTGTGCCTGATAGATTGTTTCTAGACAGATCCAAGGATGTTAGGCTCGGTGGAAATGTTGGAATCGGGCCAACAAGCTGGTTAGAACTGATATCCAACACCTCCAGCTGGCCAGCAAACGGGAAGTGCTGCTCAGTGATTGTACCATGTAAGTTGTTAGAGCTTAGCCATAAGCCTCTCAACTTTATGAGTTCCCGTATACCAACTGGTATCTCTCCGGAAAGCTTATTGTTTCTGAGCATAACCCATGTCAAGCTGCTAAATTGCCCTAGACGACTTGGTAAGGACCCTGTCAAATTATTGTTGTCCAAAGACAACATCTCCAATTCATCTGATGGCAACCGATCCAGCATTTTCCCTACGTCCATGTTGATAAAGTTCTCTGTTAAACTGAGTACCTTTAGGTTCTTGAGTTTCTTCAATGTCAATGGAATTGCGTCAGTGCCAGTGATGTGGTTCTCATCAAGATACAATTCTTTAAGGGaggtcaagttccccacggcgtccGGGATAGAACCATGGAAACCGCAGTGCATCATCGATAGCCCTAGGAGGCTAGGCAGAGGCAGATTCCAAACAAAATTGATGGCACCGATGGATTGGTTGAAGGGGTTCCAACTCATCATGATGAATTCCAGCGATGTGAGATTGGAATGTACTAGGGGAGGCATGGTGTTCTGTAGCCCACAAAAGCTTAAATAAATGCTTTCTAGGGAGGGGAGCATGCTGAGAGCATGAGCCCAGTCGACGGCAGCGCTGAGGTCCACCCCACCCAAGTCGAGTATCTGGAGCTTCCATAGGCGCGACACCCATgcgagatcaggcgagatgagctGATAGGTTTGTGGCACAGTTAAATCATCACTATTGGTGATATGGAGGTTGACTAGGTTCGAGAGGTTCCCAATGTGGGGAGGAATCCGACCGCCGAAATTGGAGTTAGAGAGGATGAGGCTCGTCAGGCTCCGTAGGCCGCTGATGAACTCCGGGATGGGTTTGCCACCGAAGTCATTCTCCGAGGGGTCCAGCCAGTCGAGATGCTGTAAAGTGAGCAAGGATGGGCGAATCTCACCTCCTATGAGCTCCGGACTGTAAAACCCAGTGCTGACTCGGAGCGTGACGACGTGGCCGGTCCCGTTGCTGCATTTGACGCCCTTCCACTGGCAGCAGTCCGCCCCTTGCCACGACGAGAGGAAGTTGCCGGGGTCGGTGAGACCGGCCTTGAAGTCGAGAAGCGCGTCCCGCTCACGGGGGATGCAGAGGGTGCCCGCCGGTGCTGGTGCCGACGAACTCCGGCGGAAGAGAAGAGAGTATGACGTTAGGATCATGGCAACTCTGGCAAGCGACCTCGGCTCGGCCATCGTCTTTGTGTGGTTTGGTACGTCTTGTAGGGTGTGGCCTCTCAGCTTGGTGGTAGTTCAGTATATTATAGCTGGAGATGTCATGCAAATCCACGCGTCAACGGTCTTGCATGAACAGTGATTGATCTGTTACGGCGAAGCTTTCAATTTCCTTGCTGTGCAGTTTGGATGTCTCTTTCCCTTCACCAACTTTTGGAAAGAAG contains the following coding sequences:
- the LOC124646646 gene encoding putative ankyrin repeat protein RF_0381 — its product is MNAPPRPPSPAATPLQSCAATTSSDVDVAANARKEETRGRLLLHAAIDGNLDLLARMAVDLEATTRRGGAGVWSTCGPQALRLAAANGRTVVCRYLVEHLAVPVDAPSSSGETPLLLAATSGHTATAAYLLDRGADPRTAENDGETPLHWAAYNGDRELAMLLLSRGADVGAANPRGTALHVAAAQAHPAVVALLLHHGADPNKVANRIFTPLVSALLGGSLECMKLLIQAGGDVNSGGLHGAKATPLLLACSRRGNIRFINCLLEAGADPNFPDELGRLPIEIAAVHAEQEVAELLFPVTRCRPAPTILDWSIGGIVRHVNSAAYKEWERKASHKRKEELKLQGNSAFKIEDYDAAVLYYSMAMKFDDGTDASLYSNRSIFWLRLGMGDEALSDACACIRMQPDLANGYYRKGMALCFLQVIIMALAILLFVAVN
- the LOC124675159 gene encoding receptor-like protein EIX2; the encoded protein is MAEPRSLARVAMILTSYSLLFRRSSSAPAPAGTLCIPRERDALLDFKAGLTDPGNFLSSWQGADCCQWKGVKCSNGTGHVVTLRVSTGFYSPELIGGEIRPSLLTLQHLDWLDPSENDFGGKPIPEFISGLRSLTSLILSNSNFGGRIPPHIGNLSNLVNLHITNSDDLTVPQTYQLISPDLAWVSRLWKLQILDLGGVDLSAAVDWAHALSMLPSLESIYLSFCGLQNTMPPLVHSNLTSLEFIMMSWNPFNQSIGAINFVWNLPLPSLLGLSMMHCGFHGSIPDAVGNLTSLKELYLDENHITGTDAIPLTLKKLKNLKVLSLTENFINMDVGKMLDRLPSDELEMLSLDNNNLTGSLPIGIRELIKLRGLWLSSNNLHGTITEHIGELRELESFDLSHNLLRGEIPGGLSALSALTRLNLSYTPNNLTGTIPSGNQLRTLDDQASIYIGNPGLCGPPLRRNCSGIDITPLAPEEHEGMHDVVSIYLSMCIGFVVGLWIVFCGFLFKRKWRVMFFLFSDHMYDWVYMQVAVGWISLARKIRGG